AGTTCACCAGGCTTTGACGCGCTCTTTCGAGCCAGGCATCGAGAGAGGAGGCCGCTTTCTTCCGCAGCATGACATGGAAGGCGTCGGTGATGTCGCGTGCCTCGACGAGTTCGGGGACGGATTCCTCGATCGCCGCGACGGTGATCGTTTCAGCTCTCGAAAGAGCTTCGCGCTCTACCATCATCAGCCGCGCGATGGTTCGAGCTGACGGAACCCGGTGCAATCCCTCCGCTTTTTCCGCCCGCCGCTTCCGCGTTGCCCATTCGGTCACTACCCGAAGCGAGCCCCCGAAGCCCTGCTGTCGCATCTGCCGCCAAAGCTGTGCAGCGTTGCGCTGGCCACCAGCCCATTCCGCATCGAGCCAAGGCAACCAGGCTTCAAGGGAGTTTTCCCGAGTACGGAAGATATCGGTCCGCTGACCACGCAACACAGCCCGCACATAACCTCGGCTGCGCCCGGTCCGGCGAACGATCTCCTTGATACCGAGCCCAGATTTTGCCTGCTTCAAAATGATTTCGTTGTTTTCCTGTCGGCGAAGATAGCCCTCATATTGCAAGCGTTCCGCCGCCGTGAGCAGGTCCGGATTAACGATGGTCGTGCCGATCGCCGTACGGATTTCGCGCATCGAGCAGCGAACCGCATCGAGAAAGGCGTGGCTGGCATTTTCCATCAGATGCCAACGATCAGCCACTTGCTGGGCGTGGGGAAGGGCCTGGGCGGCGGCTAACGCATATCCACCTCCGCGGTCCCGGGCGACGACCTCAATCTGCTGTTGTCCCACGAGCCAGCCGCGTGCGGTGGCAGGCTCGCGATCGGGGAGCAAACGGATCGGCCTACGCCGTTCGAGATCGCAGATAATTGTGCCGTAACGCTGATTGCGCCGCCATGCCCAATCATCAATGCCGACCACCGTGGGTGCAGCATGTTCAGGACGGCCACGGCGACGGATCGACCGCAGCAGCGTATCCTTGCTGACGGGCGCCATCAGCCGATTGGCAAAACGAGCGCCGGGCCGACCGCCAAGTGCCAAGCCGAGATGAAAGACCAGCAAACCGAGCCTACTGGTTCGGCGCGCCCAAGGTTCCACAACCTCGGTGTCGAAGCGCTCGGCGAAAATACGTCTGGCACAGTTTGCTGTCCGACAGCGGAATCTCCGCGCATTGAGAACCAGACGAACGGATCGGCCGGCCAGCGGAAGGTCACCCAACCGCCGGGAATAATGGCTATGCACCGCCGCCGCCTTAACGTCGCAGCTTGGGCACCGAGAATATGGCTTTGCTGAACGAACCGCGATTTCCATCACCGCTCCAGCATTGTCGACCTGTTCTACCACCAGGCCCGCTGGCACCAACGCTCCATTACGCAATCGACGAGGCATGCTGCTGATCCTCCTTGGAAAATCAACCAAACCCTACCTGCCAATTGCATCAAATATGAGTCAGAGCCCAAAATTGACCCCCATCATTCCAGAGTGTGAGGCGTCGCGGCTTGGGCTTCCAGGCGGCGAGGACGGGGATGTTGATTGTGGAGACTATTGCCAAGATACGCAGGGAGCACAGGGACGGTAAGCCGATCAAAGAGATCGCGCGTGATTTACGGTTGTCGCGCAACAGCCGGCAGCCGCCATCGCTCACGCCGCGGAGCCTGATAAAGCTGGCCGCCATCCCTCTGGACTGGAAACGCCAGCGCGAAGCACTCGGCTTCTAGCAGCCGCTCGAAAAACCGT
This region of Sphingobium sp. EM0848 genomic DNA includes:
- a CDS encoding ISL3 family transposase, encoding MPRRLRNGALVPAGLVVEQVDNAGAVMEIAVRSAKPYSRCPSCDVKAAAVHSHYSRRLGDLPLAGRSVRLVLNARRFRCRTANCARRIFAERFDTEVVEPWARRTSRLGLLVFHLGLALGGRPGARFANRLMAPVSKDTLLRSIRRRGRPEHAAPTVVGIDDWAWRRNQRYGTIICDLERRRPIRLLPDREPATARGWLVGQQQIEVVARDRGGGYALAAAQALPHAQQVADRWHLMENASHAFLDAVRCSMREIRTAIGTTIVNPDLLTAAERLQYEGYLRRQENNEIILKQAKSGLGIKEIVRRTGRSRGYVRAVLRGQRTDIFRTRENSLEAWLPWLDAEWAGGQRNAAQLWRQMRQQGFGGSLRVVTEWATRKRRAEKAEGLHRVPSARTIARLMMVEREALSRAETITVAAIEESVPELVEARDITDAFHVMLRKKAASSLDAWLERARQSLVNSFARGMTKDIDAVRAAIASNWSNGQTEGQITKLKLVKRQMYGRAKLDLLEARLIAAAT